A part of Candidatus Deferrimicrobium borealis genomic DNA contains:
- a CDS encoding OmpA family protein, producing MPKKIVLSFLALLLAAGLSACSVMQGTYQKKVDEADTLSKRLAALQKKNDDLIAENAVLKADLERMTLQNEKLATDLSYVTDQRDKAVSDKEELDRILKARSDNLSQTIFDLRRKVADLEAENTKLQAENASLAKAREEQVQKVSSTYETMIEKMKSEISKGQITISELKGKLTVNMVDSILFDSGRAEVKKGGLEILGKVVSILKDVKDKSIRIEGHTDDVQISRALAQRYPTNWELSAARAVNVARFLQDQGIDPANLSAAAYGEWKPVATNDTAEGKAKNRRIEIILVPKE from the coding sequence ATGCCGAAAAAGATCGTCCTTTCGTTCCTGGCGCTGCTGCTGGCGGCAGGCCTGTCCGCCTGCTCGGTGATGCAGGGCACCTACCAGAAGAAGGTGGACGAGGCGGACACGCTCTCGAAGCGTCTCGCCGCGCTGCAGAAGAAAAACGACGACCTCATCGCGGAGAACGCCGTGCTCAAGGCCGACCTGGAGAGGATGACGCTCCAGAACGAAAAGCTGGCCACCGACCTGTCCTACGTCACCGACCAGCGGGACAAGGCCGTCTCGGACAAGGAGGAGCTCGACAGGATATTGAAGGCCAGGTCCGACAACCTTTCGCAGACCATCTTCGATCTGCGCAGGAAAGTCGCCGACCTCGAAGCGGAAAACACGAAGCTCCAGGCGGAGAACGCGAGCCTGGCGAAGGCCAGGGAGGAGCAGGTCCAGAAAGTCAGCTCGACCTACGAAACCATGATCGAAAAGATGAAGTCGGAGATCTCCAAGGGGCAGATCACGATCTCGGAGCTCAAGGGGAAGCTGACGGTCAACATGGTCGACTCGATCCTCTTCGACTCGGGGAGGGCCGAGGTCAAGAAGGGCGGGCTCGAAATCCTGGGAAAGGTCGTCTCGATCCTGAAGGACGTGAAGGACAAGTCGATCCGGATCGAAGGGCACACGGACGACGTGCAGATCAGCCGCGCCCTCGCCCAGCGGTATCCGACGAACTGGGAGCTCTCCGCGGCGCGGGCGGTCAACGTCGCGCGGTTCCTGCAGGACCAGGGGATCGATCCCGCGAATCTCTCGGCCGCCGCCTACGGGGAGTGGAAGCCGGTCGCCACCAACGACACGGCGGAGGGGAAGGCGAAGAACCGGAGGATCGAGATCATCCTTGTGCCGAAGGAGTAG
- a CDS encoding homoserine O-acetyltransferase, whose translation MTSMKTHLPHGSAGFVEAKRFTFAESPHEMPLDIGGRLGPITLAYETYGKLNREKSNAVLVEHALSGSAHAAGFHPGQDPSKEKPGWWDFLIGPGRALDTEKYFVICSNVIGSCYGSTGPASIDPKTGRPYGLSFPLVTMGDMVRAQAHLLDHLGIERLLTVIGGSMGGMQALQWAVDYPDRVASAIPIATTSRHSPQQIAFNHVGRAAILADPEFHEGDYYGWRTVPERGLSVARMVGFITYLSDRKMHEKFGRMKQLAAAKGSGRQGKWAEGTIGQHSAIEFSVEGYLKHQGEIFVFDRRFDANSYLCITKAIDIFDLSGSSGKLAKTFENVTSKFLIISFDTDWLYPTYQSQEIRNAILQNGLAVACLELSTIHGHDAFLIENEKPPEGGKPGVKNKMIQVVRDFLGNVAARP comes from the coding sequence ATGACCTCCATGAAAACGCACCTTCCGCACGGTTCCGCCGGTTTCGTCGAGGCGAAGCGGTTCACCTTCGCCGAGTCGCCCCACGAGATGCCCCTCGACATCGGGGGGAGGCTCGGGCCCATCACGCTTGCCTATGAAACGTACGGGAAGCTCAACCGGGAGAAGAGCAACGCCGTACTGGTGGAGCACGCTCTCTCCGGGAGCGCCCACGCGGCGGGTTTCCACCCGGGGCAGGACCCGTCGAAGGAGAAGCCGGGGTGGTGGGACTTCCTGATCGGCCCGGGCCGCGCGCTGGACACGGAGAAATATTTCGTCATCTGCTCGAACGTGATCGGCTCGTGCTACGGCAGCACCGGTCCGGCGTCGATCGATCCGAAAACGGGGAGGCCGTACGGTCTGTCGTTTCCCCTGGTGACGATGGGCGACATGGTCCGGGCGCAGGCGCACCTTCTCGACCATCTCGGCATCGAGCGTCTGCTGACGGTCATCGGCGGGTCGATGGGGGGGATGCAGGCGCTCCAGTGGGCGGTCGACTACCCGGACCGCGTCGCGTCGGCCATCCCGATCGCGACGACCTCGCGCCACTCGCCGCAGCAGATCGCGTTCAACCACGTCGGCCGGGCGGCGATCCTCGCCGACCCCGAGTTCCACGAGGGCGACTACTACGGATGGAGGACCGTCCCGGAGCGCGGCCTGTCCGTGGCGCGGATGGTGGGATTCATCACCTACCTCTCGGACCGGAAGATGCACGAGAAGTTCGGCCGGATGAAGCAGCTCGCCGCGGCGAAGGGGAGCGGGCGGCAGGGGAAGTGGGCCGAGGGGACGATCGGGCAGCACTCCGCCATCGAATTCTCGGTGGAGGGGTACCTGAAGCACCAGGGGGAGATCTTCGTCTTCGACCGCCGGTTCGACGCCAACTCGTACCTGTGCATCACGAAGGCGATCGACATCTTCGACCTCTCCGGGTCCTCGGGGAAGCTGGCGAAGACGTTCGAGAACGTGACGTCGAAGTTCCTGATCATCTCTTTCGACACCGACTGGCTCTACCCGACGTACCAGTCGCAGGAGATCCGCAACGCGATCCTCCAGAACGGACTCGCCGTGGCGTGCCTCGAGCTCTCGACGATCCACGGGCACGACGCGTTCCTCATCGAGAACGAGAAGCCCCCCGAGGGGGGGAAGCCCGGGGTGAAGAACAAGATGATCCAGGTGGTTCGGGATTTCCTCGGCAACGTCGCGGCGCGGCCGTGA
- a CDS encoding DUF6502 family protein: protein METKTGKAVSAAVTNILRPLVRLLLRNGIPYGTFSDIAKRVYVEVATEEFCIPGRKQSKSRVSILTGLSRKEVLRVRRLPAPEDLGAGARYNRAARVIAGWVRDRRFRDGTGNPAELSFAGGASSFGNLVKTYSGDAPARAVLDELLRVGTVQRMPNGKIRLLERSYIPKTGEIDKIGILGVDASDLIATIDHNIRQPDAPFFQRKVCYDNLPQEVLPELKKKAAARGQSLLESMDRWMSARDRDVNPGAPGTGRKRAGIGIYYFQENYREGGEA, encoded by the coding sequence ATGGAAACGAAGACCGGGAAGGCCGTCTCCGCGGCCGTCACGAACATCCTCCGTCCTCTTGTCCGGCTGCTCCTGAGGAACGGCATCCCCTACGGGACGTTTTCCGATATCGCGAAGCGTGTCTACGTCGAGGTGGCCACGGAGGAGTTCTGCATTCCCGGACGGAAACAGTCCAAGTCCCGGGTTTCCATCCTCACCGGCCTCTCCCGGAAAGAGGTGCTGCGCGTGCGGCGCCTCCCCGCCCCGGAGGACCTGGGCGCCGGCGCGCGGTACAACCGGGCGGCGCGCGTGATCGCCGGCTGGGTCCGGGACCGCCGGTTCCGCGACGGGACGGGAAATCCGGCCGAGCTTTCCTTCGCGGGGGGCGCCTCGTCCTTCGGGAACCTCGTCAAGACCTACAGCGGGGATGCCCCTGCCCGGGCGGTGCTCGACGAACTGCTGCGGGTGGGGACCGTCCAACGGATGCCGAACGGGAAGATCCGGCTGCTCGAACGGTCGTACATCCCGAAGACGGGCGAAATCGACAAGATCGGCATCCTCGGGGTCGACGCGTCGGACCTGATCGCGACCATCGACCACAATATCCGTCAACCGGACGCCCCGTTTTTCCAGAGAAAGGTCTGTTACGACAACCTTCCTCAGGAGGTGCTCCCTGAACTGAAAAAGAAGGCGGCGGCCCGGGGGCAATCGTTGCTGGAATCGATGGACCGGTGGATGAGCGCCCGGGACCGGGACGTCAACCCCGGGGCGCCCGGGACCGGGAGAAAAAGGGCCGGGATCGGGATCTACTATTTCCAGGAAAACTACCGGGAAGGGGGAGAGGCATGA
- a CDS encoding DUF5666 domain-containing protein: MNPVRRSIRALAGALLLASVTVSLSTCGGIGGSEFAGGGTGGTGISTGSISGFGSVVMNGAHFRTDDNVAPGFRTKKVLKKEDKSGWADTDVFAVGMIVTVRHGVADNNALEIEYRDNLQGPVAKIIPGVDNVLEILGQTVVVDNAAVFASLKRNDIVEVSGFADNAGRIRAAYILRMAPPMPPPHQEFDVKGFVSESSSTGFRLGPLPDGSGITVMVSYPPGGPANKDLPAGPTTGMYVQVVTRDTQPGSGGIRADTVAPFAPRTVFPEGATVDLEGLVTAPWSGSVNDLSFAVEGKRVRWEAGTEFGGGTRDDLRQTNLKVQVHGMENGGVLSAARIVFR, from the coding sequence ATGAACCCCGTCAGGCGATCGATCCGGGCCCTTGCCGGTGCCCTGCTTCTCGCGTCGGTCACCGTTTCCCTCTCGACCTGCGGCGGGATCGGCGGTTCCGAGTTCGCCGGCGGGGGAACCGGCGGGACCGGGATCAGCACGGGCTCCATCTCGGGATTCGGCAGCGTCGTGATGAACGGCGCGCATTTCCGGACGGACGACAACGTGGCGCCCGGGTTCAGGACAAAAAAGGTGCTCAAGAAGGAGGACAAATCCGGTTGGGCGGACACGGACGTCTTCGCGGTGGGGATGATCGTGACGGTGCGACACGGGGTGGCCGACAACAATGCGTTGGAGATCGAGTACCGGGACAATCTCCAGGGGCCCGTCGCGAAGATCATTCCCGGGGTGGACAACGTCCTCGAGATCCTCGGGCAGACCGTCGTCGTGGACAACGCGGCAGTCTTCGCCTCCCTCAAGCGGAACGACATCGTGGAAGTCAGCGGGTTCGCGGATAACGCCGGACGGATCCGTGCGGCGTACATCCTCCGCATGGCTCCCCCGATGCCCCCTCCTCACCAGGAGTTCGACGTCAAAGGGTTCGTCTCCGAGTCATCTTCGACCGGATTTCGCCTTGGCCCGCTCCCCGACGGCTCAGGGATAACCGTGATGGTTTCCTACCCTCCCGGGGGACCGGCGAACAAGGACCTTCCCGCAGGGCCGACCACCGGTATGTACGTGCAGGTCGTGACCAGGGACACCCAACCTGGAAGCGGAGGGATCCGGGCCGATACCGTCGCTCCGTTCGCCCCGAGAACGGTCTTCCCCGAGGGCGCAACGGTCGATCTCGAGGGGCTTGTCACTGCGCCATGGAGCGGTTCCGTAAACGACCTCTCCTTCGCCGTGGAAGGGAAACGGGTGCGGTGGGAAGCCGGCACGGAATTTGGGGGTGGCACCAGGGATGACCTCCGGCAAACCAATCTGAAGGTGCAGGTCCATGGGATGGAAAACGGCGGAGTCCTATCCGCTGCCCGAATCGTTTTCCGATAG
- a CDS encoding DUF4382 domain-containing protein, translating into MRTPERTVRNVWYLLLALTISAALAACGSGGSSGSGAPGGGIAGPVSMNVTLGGADVAPPVSEIPANLLAPADAAAPAMKPSRDSFEHVYVYMTGVAFIPVETMPASDLRPPLDDGEVLYEGPEVDFSPKFVVHTFSRPVRFDLLNPPTGREIAKFLNRIEVPAGVYHKIRVYYKKVVVDGEVAHRTANGHLDIHFKAAGSWDAEDVHVDDRGYLVIPVAPNPADGVRLYCVAIEVTGLKVHETGSGKIIVRPQVFAKLTRPVQYSITGRADNVVHADSSFDIRPVDIETLEPLGSLFPTVYHPLTRWAFDNDVFSANSWKVALDDSAIGIAALRNGAYVEAIGVFKTAVTPLTFRADKVFITFPDVKDGVVDNTWRADDTFVLRLTSDNVVFPMPGKGTAYYDNLANPAQQLDNTFIDNNVPVKARGYAVAATTTTPAGIEAYWISIGP; encoded by the coding sequence ATGAGAACACCCGAACGAACGGTCCGGAACGTCTGGTACCTGCTTCTTGCCCTGACGATTTCCGCCGCCCTCGCCGCGTGCGGCAGCGGCGGTTCCTCAGGCTCGGGAGCCCCCGGGGGCGGGATTGCGGGGCCCGTTTCGATGAACGTCACGCTGGGCGGCGCCGACGTGGCGCCGCCGGTTTCGGAGATTCCCGCGAACCTCCTGGCTCCGGCGGATGCGGCGGCTCCGGCGATGAAGCCGTCCCGCGATTCGTTCGAGCATGTGTACGTCTACATGACCGGGGTCGCGTTCATCCCGGTGGAAACGATGCCCGCCTCGGACCTTCGCCCTCCGCTGGATGACGGCGAGGTGCTGTACGAGGGCCCCGAGGTCGATTTCAGCCCGAAGTTCGTCGTGCATACCTTCTCGCGGCCCGTGAGGTTCGACCTCCTCAATCCGCCGACCGGCAGGGAGATCGCGAAGTTCCTGAACAGGATCGAAGTCCCGGCCGGGGTCTACCACAAGATCCGGGTGTACTACAAGAAGGTTGTGGTCGACGGGGAGGTTGCCCACAGGACCGCGAACGGCCACCTGGACATCCATTTCAAGGCGGCCGGATCCTGGGACGCCGAAGACGTCCACGTGGACGACCGCGGCTACCTGGTGATCCCTGTCGCCCCGAATCCGGCGGACGGCGTCCGCCTCTACTGCGTGGCCATCGAGGTCACCGGACTGAAGGTCCACGAGACGGGGAGCGGGAAGATCATCGTCCGGCCCCAGGTGTTCGCCAAGCTGACCCGGCCGGTGCAGTACAGCATCACGGGTCGCGCCGACAACGTGGTCCACGCTGACAGCTCTTTCGACATCCGCCCCGTTGACATCGAGACGCTGGAGCCGCTGGGCTCCCTGTTCCCGACCGTCTACCACCCCCTCACGCGGTGGGCCTTCGACAACGACGTCTTCAGCGCCAACAGCTGGAAGGTGGCCCTCGACGACAGCGCGATCGGAATCGCCGCGTTGCGGAACGGGGCCTATGTGGAGGCGATCGGCGTATTCAAGACGGCCGTGACCCCGCTGACCTTCCGTGCCGACAAGGTCTTCATCACCTTCCCGGACGTGAAGGACGGGGTTGTCGATAACACATGGCGCGCGGACGACACGTTTGTCCTCCGGCTGACGTCGGACAACGTGGTCTTCCCGATGCCGGGCAAGGGAACGGCGTATTACGACAACCTCGCAAATCCGGCGCAGCAACTCGACAACACCTTCATCGACAACAATGTCCCAGTGAAGGCCCGCGGCTACGCGGTAGCCGCCACCACGACTACCCCGGCGGGCATCGAGGCGTACTGGATCAGCATCGGGCCATAA
- a CDS encoding ATP-binding cassette domain-containing protein, with amino-acid sequence MALLSLRDIKVAFGGPPLLAGASLQVEPGDRICLLGRNGTGKSTLLKVVNGEIATDEGEIVRQQGVTVALVPQEMPPGLSGTVYGVVSGGTGGIAAEKAISRLGLSPDADFGALSGGMRRRVLIARALARESDILLLDEPTNHLDIDGIAWLETFLLREARTLLFVTHDRMFLRKLATRIVELDRGRLRDWACDFDTYLERREADLSAERAERARFDKRLAEEETWIRRGVKARTTRNEGRVRTLERMREERRARREQVGTVRIQAQRAVPSGRLVVEARGVEVGYGDRPVVRDFSTTILRGDRVGVIGPNGSGKTTLLRVLLGELPPRIGTVVLGTRLTVAYSDQLRESLDEERTVAENLGDGSDTVTVNGRPRHVIGYLQDVLFSPDRARSPVRVLSGGERNRLQLAKLFTKPFNLLVLDEPTNDLDIETLDLLEDLLLEYTGTLLLVSHDRAFLNNVVTSTLVIAADGTVAEYVGGYDDWLKQRGEGVPPATGTTPAPREPLRPKREGPRKLSFRERRELSELPGRIRDAEAEIGALEAERDELQRAMADPAFYRKGGARVAQGRARLEAVQTGIEEAYHRWESLEAALKELEAIEQAGNSPNG; translated from the coding sequence ATGGCGCTGTTGAGCTTGCGGGACATCAAGGTCGCCTTCGGCGGACCGCCGCTGCTCGCGGGGGCGAGCCTGCAGGTCGAGCCGGGGGACCGGATCTGCCTCCTGGGCCGCAACGGGACGGGAAAATCGACCCTCCTGAAGGTCGTGAACGGAGAGATCGCCACGGACGAAGGCGAGATCGTCCGGCAGCAGGGGGTCACGGTCGCCCTCGTCCCCCAGGAGATGCCGCCCGGACTTTCGGGGACGGTGTACGGCGTCGTTTCCGGCGGTACCGGAGGGATCGCGGCGGAGAAGGCGATCTCCCGCCTGGGACTTTCTCCGGACGCCGATTTCGGTGCCCTTTCGGGGGGGATGCGCCGCCGGGTGCTGATCGCACGGGCGCTTGCCCGGGAGTCGGACATCCTCCTCCTCGACGAGCCCACCAACCACCTGGACATCGACGGCATCGCCTGGCTCGAGACCTTTCTGCTCCGGGAGGCGCGGACGCTTCTCTTCGTCACGCACGACCGGATGTTCCTGCGGAAACTGGCGACGCGGATCGTGGAGCTCGACCGCGGGCGGCTCCGCGACTGGGCGTGCGATTTCGACACGTACCTCGAGCGCCGGGAGGCGGACCTTTCGGCCGAACGCGCGGAGCGGGCGCGTTTCGACAAGAGGCTCGCCGAGGAGGAGACGTGGATCCGCCGGGGCGTGAAAGCGCGAACCACCCGGAACGAGGGGCGGGTTCGCACGCTGGAGAGGATGCGCGAGGAACGGCGGGCGCGGCGGGAACAGGTGGGGACGGTCCGCATCCAGGCGCAGCGTGCCGTACCCTCCGGCAGGCTCGTCGTCGAGGCCCGGGGGGTCGAGGTCGGCTACGGCGACCGTCCGGTGGTCCGGGACTTCTCGACCACGATTCTCCGGGGCGACCGGGTGGGGGTCATCGGTCCGAACGGGTCCGGCAAGACGACCTTGCTGCGCGTCCTCCTGGGAGAGTTGCCGCCGCGGATCGGCACGGTGGTCCTCGGGACCCGCCTGACCGTCGCGTATTCCGACCAGCTCCGCGAGAGCCTCGACGAGGAGAGGACCGTGGCCGAGAACCTGGGAGACGGGAGCGACACGGTCACGGTCAACGGCCGGCCGCGGCACGTGATCGGCTACCTCCAGGACGTCCTCTTCTCCCCCGACCGCGCCAGAAGCCCCGTGCGGGTCCTCTCCGGGGGGGAACGGAACCGCCTGCAGCTGGCGAAACTCTTCACGAAACCGTTCAACCTCCTGGTCCTCGACGAACCGACGAACGACCTGGACATCGAGACCCTGGACCTGCTGGAAGACCTCCTCCTGGAGTATACGGGCACCCTCCTCCTCGTGAGCCACGACCGGGCGTTCCTGAACAACGTGGTCACCAGCACCCTGGTGATCGCCGCGGACGGGACGGTGGCCGAATACGTCGGGGGGTACGACGACTGGTTGAAGCAGCGGGGGGAAGGCGTTCCCCCCGCCACGGGAACGACCCCTGCCCCGCGGGAACCTCTGCGTCCGAAGCGCGAAGGGCCGCGCAAGTTGAGCTTCAGGGAGCGGCGGGAACTGTCGGAGCTGCCGGGGCGGATCCGGGACGCGGAGGCGGAAATCGGGGCCCTCGAGGCGGAGCGGGACGAACTGCAACGCGCCATGGCCGACCCTGCGTTCTACCGCAAGGGCGGGGCACGCGTCGCGCAAGGCCGCGCCCGCCTGGAAGCGGTGCAGACCGGGATCGAGGAGGCGTACCACCGCTGGGAATCCCTGGAGGCGGCGCTGAAGGAACTCGAGGCGATCGAACAGGCCGGGAACTCCCCTAACGGATGA
- a CDS encoding PqiC family protein, giving the protein MRRLASCVLLLALVVAWAGCASPRSYFYTLNSAAKPVAAATGTSVSVGPVSVPAEVDRPQIVVRLAPNQVAVDEFHRWASPLPDAIARVVAENLAAMLGTPHVTVFSQPTASGAQYRVLIDVLRFESSPGEAAALDAVWRVRSTVDGATRSGRTTVSEPVPDREYATLAAAHSRALGRLSADLAGAIRAMSPAGG; this is encoded by the coding sequence ATGCGTCGACTCGCTTCCTGCGTCCTTCTGCTCGCGCTCGTCGTGGCCTGGGCCGGGTGCGCCTCGCCGCGGTCGTATTTCTACACGCTGAATTCCGCGGCGAAGCCGGTCGCGGCGGCGACGGGTACCTCCGTCTCGGTCGGCCCCGTGTCCGTGCCCGCGGAGGTGGACCGCCCGCAGATCGTGGTGCGGCTCGCCCCGAACCAGGTCGCCGTCGACGAGTTCCACCGCTGGGCGTCGCCGTTGCCGGACGCCATCGCCCGGGTCGTCGCGGAGAATCTTGCCGCGATGCTCGGTACCCCGCACGTCACCGTCTTCTCCCAGCCGACGGCGTCCGGCGCGCAGTACCGCGTCCTGATCGACGTGCTCCGTTTCGAATCCTCACCCGGCGAGGCGGCCGCCCTGGATGCCGTCTGGAGGGTGCGGAGCACGGTGGACGGGGCGACCCGCTCGGGGCGCACCACGGTGAGCGAACCGGTCCCGGACCGGGAGTACGCCACCCTGGCCGCCGCCCACAGCCGGGCCCTGGGCCGTTTGAGCGCGGACCTCGCCGGGGCGATCCGGGCGATGTCGCCAGCAGGGGGGTAG
- a CDS encoding MlaD family protein: MTENADLANVPEATSVPKKRTRVPVVWIIPIVAALVGVGIVVQQYLSEGPTIRLSFRAAEGIEPGKTFIKYKDVEIGKVTAVALSEDFSKIVVTAKMAKHAEGLLVEDTRFWIVKPRATLSGVSGLGTLLSGNYIGIEPGKSRRKQHNFVGLEVPPPATIGLPGREFVLQADTLGSMVIGSPVYYRRLNAGQVIGYEMAADRKSVDIRIFIDAPYDNYVTSNTRFWESSGIRASVGANGLDVQTESVLAVLIGGISFETPPAEEPAAPAAANRIFRLHANRAAALAPPLAESETYVFYFSESVRGLPVGAPVTFLGMPIGEVTEVGIEFDPATQIVRTRVQAATFFYRLAAAMEKSSAARAKAMDRQARAAFIDRMVAEKGLRAQLRSGSIIGGQMYIAIEFFPDAPTAKLDRTKAPPRFPVVPGEMAELESKLKNIVEKLDKVPVEEIGNDLKKAIGTLDRTLARVEGETLPETKKTLEDLRRAIVAAERAVSNTDNTLLGPDAPAQQELRDALKEIARAARGIGVLADYLERNPETIIRGKNKENP, from the coding sequence CGACGATCCGGCTTTCTTTCCGGGCGGCCGAGGGGATCGAGCCGGGCAAGACCTTCATCAAGTACAAGGACGTCGAAATCGGGAAGGTGACGGCGGTGGCCCTCTCGGAGGACTTCTCCAAGATCGTCGTCACGGCGAAGATGGCGAAGCACGCGGAAGGCCTGCTGGTCGAGGACACCCGGTTCTGGATCGTGAAGCCGCGCGCCACCCTGAGCGGGGTCTCCGGCCTGGGCACGCTGCTCTCCGGGAACTACATCGGGATCGAGCCCGGGAAGTCCAGGAGGAAACAGCACAACTTCGTGGGGCTCGAGGTCCCGCCACCTGCCACGATCGGCCTCCCGGGCCGGGAGTTCGTGCTGCAGGCGGATACCCTCGGGTCGATGGTCATCGGCTCGCCGGTCTACTATCGCCGCTTGAACGCGGGACAGGTCATCGGATACGAAATGGCGGCGGACCGAAAGTCCGTGGACATACGGATCTTCATAGACGCACCTTATGACAACTACGTCACATCGAACACGCGATTCTGGGAGTCCAGCGGCATCCGTGCGTCGGTGGGGGCGAACGGGTTGGACGTGCAGACCGAATCGGTGCTGGCGGTCCTGATCGGGGGTATCTCGTTCGAGACGCCCCCCGCGGAGGAGCCTGCCGCGCCGGCGGCGGCGAACAGGATCTTCCGGCTTCACGCCAACCGGGCCGCGGCGCTGGCGCCGCCCCTGGCGGAATCCGAAACCTATGTTTTCTATTTCAGCGAGTCGGTGCGCGGACTGCCGGTCGGCGCTCCCGTCACCTTCCTCGGGATGCCGATCGGCGAGGTCACGGAGGTGGGCATCGAGTTCGACCCGGCGACGCAGATCGTGCGTACGCGCGTGCAGGCCGCGACATTTTTCTACCGTCTCGCTGCGGCCATGGAGAAGTCGTCCGCCGCCCGGGCGAAGGCCATGGACCGGCAGGCGCGGGCAGCCTTTATCGACCGCATGGTCGCGGAGAAAGGGTTGCGCGCGCAGTTGCGAAGCGGCAGCATCATCGGCGGACAGATGTATATCGCCATCGAGTTCTTCCCGGACGCGCCGACGGCGAAGCTCGACCGGACAAAGGCCCCCCCCCGGTTCCCGGTGGTGCCGGGCGAAATGGCTGAGCTCGAATCGAAGCTGAAAAACATCGTCGAAAAACTCGACAAGGTTCCCGTGGAAGAGATCGGCAACGACCTGAAGAAGGCGATCGGGACGCTCGACCGGACGCTGGCCCGCGTCGAGGGGGAAACCCTCCCCGAAACGAAGAAGACGCTGGAGGACCTTCGGCGGGCGATCGTCGCCGCCGAACGCGCGGTCTCCAACACGGACAACACCCTCCTGGGTCCCGACGCGCCGGCGCAGCAGGAGCTGCGCGACGCATTGAAGGAAATCGCGCGCGCCGCCCGGGGAATCGGCGTGCTCGCCGATTACCTCGAGCGGAACCCCGAAACGATCATCCGCGGAAAAAACAAGGAGAACCCCTGA